The Benincasa hispida cultivar B227 chromosome 11, ASM972705v1, whole genome shotgun sequence genome has a segment encoding these proteins:
- the LOC120090347 gene encoding magnesium transporter MRS2-1-like isoform X1 — translation MADLKERLLPPKPASAINLREAINNRPSASGRVPFQGVDVLGLKKRGQGLRSWIRVDSSGNSQIIEVDKFTMMRRCDLPARDLRLLDPLFVYPSTILGREKAIVVNLEQIRCIITADEVLLLNSLDSYVLQYVVELQRRLKATGVDEVWQNDANHGADLNRRRGSRNFDNVFGNTSPDYLPFEFRALEVALEAACTFLDSQAAELEIEAYPLLDELTSKISTLNLERVRRLKSRLVALTRRVQKVRDEIEQLMDDDGDMAEMYLTEKKMRMESFVYGDQSVTGYRSIDGASISAPVSPVSSPPETRRLEKSLSIARSRHESMRSSESTTENIEELEMLLEAYFVVIDSTLNKLTSLKEYIDDTEDFINIQLDNVRNQLIQFELLLTTATFVVAIFGVVAGIFGMNFEIPMFGDPDAFKWVLLITGASGIVIFAAFVWFFRYKRLMPL, via the exons ATGGCGGATCTCAAAGAGCGGTTGCTTCCACCAAAACCTGCTTCTGCTATTAATCTTAGGGAGGCAATTAATAATCGACCATCAGCCTCTGGCAGGGTGCCTTTTCAAGGTGTGGATGTTCTAGGACTGAAGAAGCGAGGACAGGGACTTAGATCTTGGATCCGGGTAGATTCCTCTGGGAACTCCCAGATTATTGAGGTTGATAAGTTCACCATGATGCGTCGTTGTGATCTACCTGCGCGTGATTTGCGGTTGCTTGATCCTTTGTTTGTTTACCCTTCAACAATTCTTGGTAGAGAGAAGGCTATTGTAGTCAATCTAGAGCAGATTCGTTGTATTATAACAGCTGATGAAGTTTTGCTGTTAAATTCCCTTGATAGTTATGTACTGCAGTATGTGGTAGAGCTACAAAGGCGATTGAAAGCTACTGGGGTTGATGAGGTCTGGCAGAATGATGCAAATCATGGTGCTGACTTAAACCGAAGAAGGGGAAGTAGGAATTTTGATAATGTATTTGGAAACACCTCTCCTGATTATTTGCCCTTTGAGTTTAGAGCTTTAGAAGTTGCTTTGGAAGCAGCTTGTACATTTCTTGATTCCCAG GCTGCAGAATTAGAAATCGAAGCATACCCATTGCTGGATGAACTTACGTCTAAAATCAGTACATTAAATTTGGAGCGGGTCCGTCGCTTGAAAAGCAGACTTGTTGCCCTGACTCGAAGGGTTCAGAAG GTTAGGGATGAAATAGAGCAGCTCATGGATGATGATGGAGATATGGCAGAAATGTATCTCACCgagaagaaaatgagaatgGAGTCATTTGTTTATGGTGATCAGTCTGTGACTGGATACAGATCAATTGATGGAGCGTCTATTTCTGCTCCTGTTTCTCCTGTATCTTCACCACCCGAAACTCGCAGGCTTGAGAAGAGCCTGAGCATTGCCAGGAGCCGGCATGAGAGCATGAGAAGTTCAGAAAGTACCACTGAAAATATAGAGGAGCTCGAGATGCTTCTTGAAGCATATTTTGTTGTCATTGATAGCACCCTGAATAAGTTGACATCG TTGAAGGAATACATCGATGACACAGAAGATTTCATCAACATTCAACTG GATAATGTACGTAATCAGTTGATCCAGTTTGAGCTACTGCTAACTACTGCGACATTTGTTGTTGCCATTTTTGGGGTGGTAGCTGGAATTTTTGGCATGAATTTTGAAATACCAATGTTTGGGGATCCTGATGCATTCAAGTGGGTTCTTCTAATTACTGGAGCAAGTGGAATTGTCATATTTGCTGCATTTGTTTGGTTTTTCCGATACAAAAGACTGATGCCACTTTAA
- the LOC120090347 gene encoding magnesium transporter MRS2-1-like isoform X2 produces the protein MADLKERLLPPKPASAINLREAINNRPSASGRVPFQGVDVLGLKKRGQGLRSWIRVDSSGNSQIIEVDKFTMMRRCDLPARDLRLLDPLFVYPSTILGREKAIVVNLEQIRCIITADEVLLLNSLDSYVLQYVVELQRRLKATGVDEVWQNDANHGADLNRRRGSRNFDNVFGNTSPDYLPFEFRALEVALEAACTFLDSQAAELEIEAYPLLDELTSKISTLNLERVRRLKSRLVALTRRVQKVRDEIEQLMDDDGDMAEMYLTEKKMRMESFVYGDQSVTGYRSIDGASISAPVSPVSSPPETRRLEKSLSIARSRHESMRSSESTTENIEELEMLLEAYFVVIDSTLNKLTSLKEYIDDTEDFINIQLVFMCRIMYVIS, from the exons ATGGCGGATCTCAAAGAGCGGTTGCTTCCACCAAAACCTGCTTCTGCTATTAATCTTAGGGAGGCAATTAATAATCGACCATCAGCCTCTGGCAGGGTGCCTTTTCAAGGTGTGGATGTTCTAGGACTGAAGAAGCGAGGACAGGGACTTAGATCTTGGATCCGGGTAGATTCCTCTGGGAACTCCCAGATTATTGAGGTTGATAAGTTCACCATGATGCGTCGTTGTGATCTACCTGCGCGTGATTTGCGGTTGCTTGATCCTTTGTTTGTTTACCCTTCAACAATTCTTGGTAGAGAGAAGGCTATTGTAGTCAATCTAGAGCAGATTCGTTGTATTATAACAGCTGATGAAGTTTTGCTGTTAAATTCCCTTGATAGTTATGTACTGCAGTATGTGGTAGAGCTACAAAGGCGATTGAAAGCTACTGGGGTTGATGAGGTCTGGCAGAATGATGCAAATCATGGTGCTGACTTAAACCGAAGAAGGGGAAGTAGGAATTTTGATAATGTATTTGGAAACACCTCTCCTGATTATTTGCCCTTTGAGTTTAGAGCTTTAGAAGTTGCTTTGGAAGCAGCTTGTACATTTCTTGATTCCCAG GCTGCAGAATTAGAAATCGAAGCATACCCATTGCTGGATGAACTTACGTCTAAAATCAGTACATTAAATTTGGAGCGGGTCCGTCGCTTGAAAAGCAGACTTGTTGCCCTGACTCGAAGGGTTCAGAAG GTTAGGGATGAAATAGAGCAGCTCATGGATGATGATGGAGATATGGCAGAAATGTATCTCACCgagaagaaaatgagaatgGAGTCATTTGTTTATGGTGATCAGTCTGTGACTGGATACAGATCAATTGATGGAGCGTCTATTTCTGCTCCTGTTTCTCCTGTATCTTCACCACCCGAAACTCGCAGGCTTGAGAAGAGCCTGAGCATTGCCAGGAGCCGGCATGAGAGCATGAGAAGTTCAGAAAGTACCACTGAAAATATAGAGGAGCTCGAGATGCTTCTTGAAGCATATTTTGTTGTCATTGATAGCACCCTGAATAAGTTGACATCG TTGAAGGAATACATCGATGACACAGAAGATTTCATCAACATTCAACTG GTTTTCATGTGCAGGATAATGTACGTAATCAGTTGA
- the LOC120090348 gene encoding lamin-like protein, with translation MPAASPHLLAFFLLLCAAVSVFPVSATDHIVGANRGWNPGINYTLWANNHTFYVGDLISFRYQKNQYNVFEVNQSGYDNCTTEGALGNWSSGKDFIPLQKAQRYYFICGNGQCFNGMKVTVLVHPLPPPPSSPLGTEHSSPSSATAPEGSQQWRIRALLISLALIWFGSDWI, from the exons ATGCCGGCCGCCTCGCCGCACCTCCTTgccttcttcctcctcctctgCGCCGCCGTCTCCGTCTTCCCCGTTTCCGCCACCGACCACATCGTCGGCGCCAACCGCGGCTGGAACCCCGGCATCAACTACACTCTCTGGGCTAACAACCACACCTTCTACGTTGGCGACCTCATTT CATTTAGGTATCAGAAGAACCAATACAATGTGTTTGAGGTGAACCAATCAGGATATGACAACTGCACCACAGAGGGGGCGCTTGGGAATTGGAGCAGTGGCAAGGACTTCATCCCTCTCCAGAAGGCTCAAAGGTACTACTTCATTTGTGGCAATGGACAGTGTTTTAATGGCATGAAGGTGACCGTTCTTGTTCAtcctcttcctcctcctccATCTTCCCCACTTGGCACCGAGCATTCATCGCCCTCGTCTGCCACAGCCCCAGAGGGTTCTCAACAATGGCGGATTCGTGCTCTGCTCATCTCTCTGGCTTTGATTTGGTTCGGATCTGACTGGATTTAG